Proteins encoded in a region of the Nicotiana tomentosiformis chromosome 9, ASM39032v3, whole genome shotgun sequence genome:
- the LOC138898854 gene encoding uncharacterized protein, giving the protein MAFYLGMNDGMLRYHRRLCVPNIDGLRGRIMIEAHNSKYSVHPVSTKMYHDLKKVYLWNDMKRDEADFMASCPNCQQMKVEHQQVGDDQYGLCGRSTLQALQIKEIVRLLGTVVSLISDRGTQFTANFWQNFQQVYAKMPLFGNEMHFHVYDISLSDEYVVRISFWGSLTGG; this is encoded by the exons atggctttTTATCTTGGCATGAATGATGGTATGCTAAGATACCACAggcgattatgtgttccaaatatagatggtctccgagggagaatcatgatcgaggctcacaaTTCCAAGTATTCTGTGCACCCAgtctctacaaagatgtaccatgatctcaAGAAAGTCTACttgtggaatgacatgaaaagggaTGAAGCGGACTTTATGGCTAGTTGCCCGAATTGCCAGCAAATGAAAGTCGAGCACCAacaagtgggagatgatcaatatggactttgtggtaggtctACCTTGCAAGCCTtgcaa atcaaggaaatagtcagatTGCTTGGCACTGTAGTTTCCCTCATCTCTGATCGAGGGACGCAGTTCACCGCTAACTTTTGGCAAaactttcagcaag TTTATGCTAAGATGCCGCTTTTTGGCAATGAAATGCATTTTCATGTTTATGATATATCGTTGAGTGatgaatatgttgttaggattagtTTCTGGGGCtctttgacaggtggatag